In Nocardia terpenica, the genomic window TGCCGCCCGCGGGCACCCGGCCCACCTCGGATCGGGTGCGCGAGGCGCTGTTCAGCCTGCTCGCGTCCCGGCTGGACTTCGACGGCATTCGCGTGCTCGACCTGTACGCGGGGTCGGGCGCGCTGGGCCTGGAGGCGCTGTCGCGCGGCGCATCGCACGCCCTGCTGGTCGAATCCGACCGCAAGGCGGCCGCGATCGTCCGCGGCAATATCGCCGATCTGGGCCTGCCCGGGGCCGAATTGCGGTGGGGCACGGTCGGTTCCGTGCTGCGGACCGCCCCGGCGCGGCGGTACGACCTGGTGTTGTCGGACCCGCCGTACGCGCGGGAGGCGGGCGACTCGGCCGCGGACCTGACCTGTCTGGTCGACAACGGCTGGCTGCACGACGGGGCCCTCGTGGTCGTGGAACGCCCCACCCGGTCGCCCGAAATCGCCTGGCCCGCGGGCTTCGCGCCGGAGAAGCCCCGCCGCTACGGGGAGACTCGCATCGAACTCGCCGAGTACGAGACGCCGACCGGCTGTTAGCGTTCGATCATGGCTGGAGCACTATGCCCCGGGTCGTTCGATCCGGTGACCAACGGGCATCTCGACGTCATCGCGCGGGCGGCCGCGCAATTCGACGAGGTCGTCGTGACCGTGACGATCAACAAGAAGAAGCAGACCATGTTCAGCGTCGACGAGCGCGTGGACATGCTCCGTGAGGCCACCGCCGACCTGCCCAATGTGCGGGTCGAATCGTGGCACGGGCTGCTGGTCGACTTCGCGCGCGAGCAGGGCATCACCGCCATCGTGAAGGGCCTGCGCGACGCCTTCGACTTCGGATACGAACTGCAGATGGCGCAGATGAACAAGAAGCTGTCCGGCGTGGACACCTACTTCCTCGCCACCAACCCCGCCTACAGCTTCCTGTCCAGCTCC contains:
- the rsmD gene encoding 16S rRNA (guanine(966)-N(2))-methyltransferase RsmD, giving the protein MTRIVAGTAGGRRLRVPPAGTRPTSDRVREALFSLLASRLDFDGIRVLDLYAGSGALGLEALSRGASHALLVESDRKAAAIVRGNIADLGLPGAELRWGTVGSVLRTAPARRYDLVLSDPPYAREAGDSAADLTCLVDNGWLHDGALVVVERPTRSPEIAWPAGFAPEKPRRYGETRIELAEYETPTGC
- the coaD gene encoding pantetheine-phosphate adenylyltransferase; this translates as MAGALCPGSFDPVTNGHLDVIARAAAQFDEVVVTVTINKKKQTMFSVDERVDMLREATADLPNVRVESWHGLLVDFAREQGITAIVKGLRDAFDFGYELQMAQMNKKLSGVDTYFLATNPAYSFLSSSLVKEVATFGGDVTDMLPPAVHKRLLPRIAERRG